The following coding sequences lie in one Brachionichthys hirsutus isolate HB-005 chromosome 15, CSIRO-AGI_Bhir_v1, whole genome shotgun sequence genomic window:
- the dnase1l4.1 gene encoding deoxyribonuclease 1 like 4, tandem duplicate 1 isoform X2, translated as MKIASFNIQKFGRNKVSDPGILNILIKIVSRYDIIVILEVVDASGESVQTFLDALNKANKKHHYTLKISSRLGRKHYKEQFMFLYRDDMVDVVGSHQFDDEATEGGDVFARDPYILRFRCLGTVLKDLVLIPVHTKPTDSKNELDELYDVFQHVVKKWRTDNVMILGDFNADGSYVSSKGMKTIRIRSNKNFHWLIGDDVDTTASSRNDYTYDRIVVYGDDMLQAVVANSAKPFNFQKSFGLLEEQALKVSDHYPVEVELKSVTCEENDPDLLELKRRNRLLEREKLRLQIQILQRRKAKMNHEGNF; from the exons ATGAAAATTGCTTCTTTTAACATCCAGAAATTTGGAAGGAACAAAGTGTCAGACCCGGGCATCTTAAATATCCTGATTAAG ATTGTTTCTCGATATGACATCATTGTGATCCTGGAGGTGGTGGATGCCAGTGGGGAGTCTGTGCAGACCTTCTTGGATGCACTCAACAA AGCCAACAAAAAGCATCACTACACGCTGAAGATCAGCAGCCGTCTGGGCCGGAAACACTACAAGGAGCAATTCATGTTCCTGTACAG ggACGACATGGTAGATGTTGTGGGATCTCATCAGTTTGACGATGAGGCAACTGAGGGAGGCGATGTCTTTGCCAGGGATCCTTACATCCTGCGGTTCCGATGCCTCGGTACAG TGCTGAAGGACTTGGTACTGATTCCTGTCCACACCAAACCAACGGACTCAAAGAACGAGTTGGACGAGCTGTACGATGTTTTCCAGCATGTGGTGAAGAAGTGGAGAACCGAT AACGTGATGATCCTTGGCGACTTCAATGCTGACGGATCGTACGTCTCCAGCAAAGGGATGAAGACCATCCGCATCCGAAGCAACAAGAACTTCCACTGGCTGATCGGAGACGACGTCGACACCACAGCAAGCAGCCGCAATGACTACACATACGACCG GATAGTGGTTTATGGAGACGACATGCTGCAGGCCGTGGTAGCAAACTCCGCCAAACCTTTCAACTTCCAGAAGTCGTTTGGACTCCTGGAGGAGCAG GCTCTGAAAGTGAGTGACCATTATCCTGTGGAGGTGGAGCTCAAGTCTGTGACTTGTGAAGAGAATG ATCCAGATCTGCTGGAGCTGAAGAGAAGAAACCGGCTGCTGGAGAGGGAGAAGCTCAGACTGCAGATCCAGATTCTCCAGAGGAGGAAGGCCAAGATGAACCATGAGGGGAATTTTTAA
- the dnase1l4.1 gene encoding deoxyribonuclease 1 like 4, tandem duplicate 1 isoform X1 translates to MKIASFNIQKFGRNKVSDPGILNILIKIVSRYDIIVILEVVDASGESVQTFLDALNKANKKHHYTLKISSRLGRKHYKEQFMFLYRDDMVDVVGSHQFDDEATEGGDVFARDPYILRFRCLGTVLKDLVLIPVHTKPTDSKNELDELYDVFQHVVKKWRTDNVMILGDFNADGSYVSSKGMKTIRIRSNKNFHWLIGDDVDTTASSRNDYTYDRIVVYGDDMLQAVVANSAKPFNFQKSFGLLEEQALKVSDHYPVEVELKSVTCEENGLVAPSDCAIIDPDLLELKRRNRLLEREKLRLQIQILQRRKAKMNHEGNF, encoded by the exons ATGAAAATTGCTTCTTTTAACATCCAGAAATTTGGAAGGAACAAAGTGTCAGACCCGGGCATCTTAAATATCCTGATTAAG ATTGTTTCTCGATATGACATCATTGTGATCCTGGAGGTGGTGGATGCCAGTGGGGAGTCTGTGCAGACCTTCTTGGATGCACTCAACAA AGCCAACAAAAAGCATCACTACACGCTGAAGATCAGCAGCCGTCTGGGCCGGAAACACTACAAGGAGCAATTCATGTTCCTGTACAG ggACGACATGGTAGATGTTGTGGGATCTCATCAGTTTGACGATGAGGCAACTGAGGGAGGCGATGTCTTTGCCAGGGATCCTTACATCCTGCGGTTCCGATGCCTCGGTACAG TGCTGAAGGACTTGGTACTGATTCCTGTCCACACCAAACCAACGGACTCAAAGAACGAGTTGGACGAGCTGTACGATGTTTTCCAGCATGTGGTGAAGAAGTGGAGAACCGAT AACGTGATGATCCTTGGCGACTTCAATGCTGACGGATCGTACGTCTCCAGCAAAGGGATGAAGACCATCCGCATCCGAAGCAACAAGAACTTCCACTGGCTGATCGGAGACGACGTCGACACCACAGCAAGCAGCCGCAATGACTACACATACGACCG GATAGTGGTTTATGGAGACGACATGCTGCAGGCCGTGGTAGCAAACTCCGCCAAACCTTTCAACTTCCAGAAGTCGTTTGGACTCCTGGAGGAGCAG GCTCTGAAAGTGAGTGACCATTATCCTGTGGAGGTGGAGCTCAAGTCTGTGACTTGTGAAGAGAATG GTTTGGTGGCGCCGTCAGATTGTGCGATCATAGATCCAGATCTGCTGGAGCTGAAGAGAAGAAACCGGCTGCTGGAGAGGGAGAAGCTCAGACTGCAGATCCAGATTCTCCAGAGGAGGAAGGCCAAGATGAACCATGAGGGGAATTTTTAA